ATAGTGGTAGGGCAGCAAGCCAGTGATGGCATGTGTCACCCTGCCATAGTGCTCAGACCACAGGGAGCATCTCCATGCCCCCGCCAACCTGGGCTGCTGGTGATGGAGCAGAGCATGGCCCCTTCAGAGGGTGGCCAGGGCTGGAGATGTCCCCACAGGCACTCCAGGAGCACagcttggctctggctggtgatAGCCCCTTTTGCCTTTGCTCCCCCCATACCTCCTCAGAGGCTGCCCCATGGCCAGCCTCTCTGACCCCACTGGGATGAGGATAATTCCTGCTCTTCTCCACCACGAGCTTTGTGGGTTTCTCCTTGTCCTTCCCATGGCTTTGGGGCAGCcaaaggcactggggtggctgcAGGCATGTagtgcaggcagtgctgcccaGCCTCTTGGCCCCATCTCACCCAGCCTCGCTGGCTGGTTAAACTGGCTGCTGGGGAGTACTGGGAGAGGCAAGCAGGTCTGGGTGGACTAGGCCTCCATCCCTGAGCTCCTGCTTGTCTTGAGACAGGGTGCCTGTCAGACTGGGGCACCCAGGCAGACCCCAGTGCTATGTGCTGACCCTGGCCACCCTGGGTTTGCCTGCCTTTCTCCCCAGGAACCTCTCACCCTTCACCCCCACTGTCTCCCGCAAGACTGGCTCCAGGGTCAGTAGGATGTTTTCAATGTCCCACAAATCCCCACCACCCAAGGTGCCTCAGCCCAACCGCCTGGACGAGGTGTACGAAGCTCTCAAGAAGGGCCTGACGTAAGTGCTGGGGCTCCCCGTGACTGGGTGTTTGGAGGTGGGGAGCCCCTGAAGGGCACAGGGAAGCTTGCTATGGGTTGGGGTTGGCAGGTCTCCACTCTCACCAGGCAGGGATGTGCCAGGTCTCGTGGGTGCAGAGGGGTGGGCTTGGAGCTGTGTGTGGGTCCCACATCTCACCACGTCCCACACAGAGGCTCAGGTGGGGTGCCTCACCTGGGTGCTTGAGTGGGGATGCAGGGCCAGATGTGCTGGGTTGGTGTGGTCTGTGGGTGGCAGGAACCCTGGACATGGTGTCCCAGCCTGACCCCTGTGGTGTGGTTTCCCCCAGAGCCTACCTGGAGGTGCAccagctggagctggagaagcTCAGCACACAGATCCGTGAGTCCAAGAGGAATTCGCGCCTGGTGAGTGTCGCTTGAGAAGAGTCTTATGTGGAGTGGTGCTTTGGGCAGAGGGCAGGGGTTGTGGGGACAGCTCATGTGTCCCAGGGCAGAGTTTGCTTCTGTGGGGATGTCAGGGGCCAGCCCGGGCTCTGGTGTTGGGCTGCACAGGGCTCCTGTCCTACTGTCATGCACTGTCCAGCCCTGGCTGGGTGCTGCATGTCCCCGCCAACATGCTATGGGTGGTGGGTGCAATGTGCTGGGTCTCCTTGGGTGGGCAGATCTGGCTTTGTGCTGCGTCTtatccctctcctctctcctccaggGCTTTCTCTACGATCTGGATAAGGTAAGCGGGATCAGTGCCTTGACCCCTTGTCTCCCCCTTCCTAGAGCCGGGATGTGCTGCTGCCAGTCCCTCTCTGCTTGTACTGCCCCATTGCCTGCCCCCTGTGCCCTGCACGGCAGAGTGCCTGTGGGGTGGGATCGGGGCTCTGCAGGCAgggtggggctgggcaggggatgAAGCAAAGAGAGGCAGACGTTTGTAACCTGCTTCTTGCAAACAAAAGCTGTTGGTGGTGAGTGTTGAGCCTGCATTAGTTCTGAGACTGGCAGAGCACCCCAGAGCCTGGCCTGTCTCCTGGGGGACCCTCCGGAGCAGGGGAGGCTGGAGGATGCTGCAGCACATGGGTGCAAGCACAGCCTCTGCTGCCTGTCGTCCTGCACCTCCCCGGCAGGGCTGATGACCAGGATCCATCCCAGCCACAGCGGGGGCACACAGCAGGGCACATCCTGACCTGTGGCTCCTCCACGGAGAGGTTGGGCTACTGCTCACACCGTCTCCTCTGCTTTTCCAGCAAGTGAAGTCAATCGAGCGTTTCCTGCGTCGCCTGGAGTTTCATGCTAGCAAGGTGAGAGCTGGGGACCGGGTCACCTTGGGGCAACCTTGGTGCAGCGCTGGGACAGCCATACTGTCCCCTACTCTGCCCCTCACCACAGCTTGGGCCTGTCCTTGCAGATAGATGAGCTCTACGAGGCTTATTGCATCCAGCGTCGGCTCCGCGATGGAGCCCACAACATGGTCAAGGCTTACAGCACGGGCTCACCGGGCAGCCGGGAGGCACGCGAGAGCCTGGCCGAGGCCAGCAAAGGCTATAAGGAGTACACAGAGGTGAGGCAGATGGTTGATGTGGGTTGGCAGGGCACTGGGTCCCATGGGTGGCTGCTGATGGGTGCTGTCTGTCCATCCGTCCCCAGAACATGTGCCTGTTGGAGAATGAGCTGGAGAGCCAGCTGGGCGAGTTCCATGTCCGTATGAAAGGTAACACATCCCACTCCATCCCTGGCctgctgtctgcctgcctgcctgcctgctgcctcccaaCACCCTTCTGCCTTCTCTTGCAGGACTGGCAGGCTTTGCCCGGCTCTGTGCTGGTGACCAGTATGAGGTTGGTGGGACCATATGGGTTGCAATCTGCTCTTCTCTTGCCCTGCGGTccttggggtgcctggggggtgtaGGTGGGCGCTGGTGTGGAGGGCATGTtgcagggtggtggtgggtggcATGGGTTGctggccatgggcagggacacacaGAGAGCACCCACCACCCTGTTACTGTATCATCTCCCTCATACCCATGCCTCTCCATCCCCAGATCTTCATGAAATATGGCCGGCAGCGCTGGAAGCTGCGAGGGCGCATTGAGGTGAACAGCAAGCAGGTGTGGGACAGCGAGGAAATGGTTTTCTTGCCCCTCGTCACTGAGTTCCTCTCCATCAAGGTACAGTGAAGAAGGGGGCAGGGATGGTGTGGGCCAGCTACCACCCTGCATCCCAGCAGGGCTTTCCTCCAGGACCTCACCTAAACCTGATGCTTACGGGGGTGGGAGGAGCCTGTCTGGTGGTGGTGGCGGCATCCTGGCACACAGCATGGATGCAAGCAGCATGGACAGGATGAAGCTCAGGGCTTCATCTCATCCTCCCTTGCCTCTCCTTCTCCAGGTGACAGAGCTAAAGAGCCTGGCCAACCATGTTGTGGTGGGCAATGTGTCCTGCGAGACCAAGGACCTCTTTGCAGCTCTGCCCCAGGTCGTGGCTGTGGATATCAATGACTTGGGCACCCTCAAACTCAGCCTGGAGGTGACCTGGAAGTGAGTATCTCAGCAGGCATTGCTGGTAGCacatggcagggctgggggtaCCTGGCATGGCGTGGCAAGAGATGGCCTACCCTAGGTTCTCTCTCATCCCAAAACTGGGCTGCAATTACGGAAAATGGGCCTGGATGGGGTCCTGGTGTCCTGCTTGCTGCAGAACAGGGTCAAGACCCTTGCAGGCTGGCACAGAcccctcacctccctgccctcctccccagcccctttGACAAGGATGACCAGCCCTCGGCAGCCAGCACTGTCAACAAGGCCTCCACAGTGAACAAGAGGTTCTCCACCTACAACCAGAGCCCGCCTGACACGCCGTCCCTGCGGGAGCAGGCTTTCTACGTAAGTGTGGTGCCAGGCAAGGCTGCTCAGAAGGGGTGGCCCGTGGAGGGGTGCACACAGGGTTGTGCCCAGAGGGTAGCACGGCCCAGGTGCAGGGGTGGGCAGCTCCTCTCCAGCCACAGCTTCCCGGTACCAGCACCCACTCCTCCCACACTCACAGCTCCTCTTCTCTTTGCCCAAGAGCCCGGGGCAGGCAGCCAACAGGAATGGTTGGTCCTTGATGGACATCTTTCGGGAGACACTCTTCGAGAAGCTGTCtcagggctgctcctgcagcGACGTCTCCTCGGCCGAGCTCAGGAGATGGCCGCAGCAGGGCCACGTAAGTGCAAGGGCTGGAGCCGGCCAGTAGCTTAGCCCTGCGCTGTGGCCATCCCGCAGTAGCTGTAGCCGCTCCTTATCTCCTATTCACTAGCACTCACTGATACCCAGAGGCCTGATCCTGCTGGGCAAGGTCGGGCTGGCACTGAGGAGACAGTCCCCAGCCTAAGGGAGCCTGGGCTGCACAGGTGGGCCCTGCTCCTCTGTCTCCACACCCTCATGTGAGAGCTGGGCACTAGTGAGTAGGCAGCTTGTCTGTGTCCCTGCACTGGCAACACTGGTGTGCTGTGCCATGGTATTGGCATGGTGCTGGCATGGCACTGGTGTGACACTGCCATGGTGCTGGTGTGACACTAACATGGCGTTGGCGTGACACTGGTTCAGGTATGATGCTGGCGTGATGGCTAGTGCTGCCCCCCACATGCTGGTGGTGCTGGAGCTCGTGTTGTTCTTGCACCACCCGTGGTGGGTGATGTACTCAGCTCCACGTGTCACACCGCATCATGGCTGTGCTGGAGCTGCCCGCTGTGCTGGGGAGACGCTGGCACCCCGTGGCTCCAGGGAGTGTGTGGCTGGGTCTGGGGAGCCAGGCTCCCCTCTGGCATGGGGTGAGATGCAGCGTGGGAAGAGGCAGCTGTGGTCTGCCGGCTCCTCGTCCTGCTGTGTCAGCAGAGCCAGGGCGATGTGGCAGTCTGTGCTGGTGGCCCCAGGGGCCTCAGTGCCCTCTGGCTCGGCTGGATCCTGCCCCCGCTTGAAGGGAAGGCAGCCGGAGGAGCAGGAGTGCAGGAGGGTCTTGGCTGACACCATTTTCCCCCCTCCCAGAACATGCTGCGGcgccaggaggagctggagaacGGCACAGCCTGGTCCATCTCCTCCGAGTCCTCGGATGACTCTTCCAGCCCCCAGCTGTCCGGCAGCGCCCGCCATGCCACGCACAAGCCCATCGTGCAGCCCGAGGTGCAGGCTTCTGCCCCCGCCATCGAGATCTCCTTCtcccagcagccagaggaggctggggcagggcccggggccAGCGGCATCAGTGTCCCCCCCGCCGGGAGTCAGCCAGAGGAGCCAGGCAGCCGTAAGAAGGATGCAGTAGCCAATGGCCACGTACCCTACTCACGGACTCTGAGCCACATCAGTGAGGCCAGCGTGGATGCCACAATGGAGGCCAAGGCTGCAGAGAGCCCCTGGGAGCCCACGCCCAGCCCCGAGGACACAGGGACGGGCGAGCAGGACGCggaccccctccccagcaccttggtggcagctgccacagcagGACAGGACAGGGGTGATGAGGCCAAGCCCCGGGCCACCGTGGCGTGGGCCACCACCTGCAAGGTGGAGGCCAGCGGGGCTgagctggtgcagagccaggTGCCGGCACAGGGTGGCACCAGGATCCCCGTGGCACTGGCACAAGCCTCTGTGGAGGAGAGGCCCGTCCCAGCCCCACCACTCCCTGCTGCCATCCCCGAGGTGCCACGGGGGAAGGTGGTGGATTCGGGTCTGGAGGAGGCCATCGGTCTCCTGGGCTCAGCCCTGGAAGACTATCGGGGGCAGTTCCCGGAGCTGCAGCCCCTTGAACGGGAGCTCAAGCGcctggaggagatgctgctggTGAGGGgttcccagcactgcctgggggTGACGGGGACAGGGCCATCCCTGATGGTAATGCCCAGGGATGACAGGGACAGGGCCATCCCTGATGGCAGTGCCCAGGGGTGACGGGGACAGGGCCATCCCTGATGGCAGAGCCCGGGGACAATGGGCACGGGACCATCCCAGCTGGGAGTGCGCAGGGATAATGGGGATGGGGCCGTCCTGGCTGGCAGTGCCTGGGGAAAATGGGGATGAGGCCATTGATGGCAGTGCCCAGGGATGAGGGTGGCAGGGTCAGCCCTGATGGCAGTGttgggggacaatggggacaggGCCATCCCTGATAACAGTGCCCAGGGGTGAGGGTAGCAGGGTCAGACCTGATGGCAGTGcctggggacaatggggacaagGCCATCCCTGCTGCCAGTGCCTGGGGATGCAGGTGTCAGGGCTGTTCCTGTCTGGTGAGCCAGGATCTGACCCTGCCATGCCTTCCTCCACAGCAGAAGCAGGGTGTCTTCCTCAGCCGGGCCTCCAGCATCAGCCTGACGGTGGAACATGCACTGGAGAGCTTCAGCTTCCTCAACACCTCTGACATGGAGGACTCGGAGGGTTCCGAGGAGGAGGCTCTCCAAGACGAGAGGTGCACAGCAGGGCTTATGGGATGGGGCATGGGGCAGGATGCAGCCCTGGGGCAGTTGGATTGGGGGAtgcccagctctgccagggtGCCCAAACACATTTAGATGGGCCCATCACAGCTCAGGGCAGGTCCAGGCTGAGAAGGAGCAGAATCTGGCCCTTCTGAAGCAGCGGGATCTGGCACAGTCCTACTCTGCATCTCTCCATGAGGCTGGGCCAGGAGGCAGCACATGCCCTGTGCCCCTGGGCCCTGTTCCTTCACCCAGCCTTGATACTGTGATACTGTAGGTCCTACAGAAACTGCCCTCTGTGGTTGGGGAAGGGCTGGGTCCAGGTCTCCAACACTGACCCACTGCCTCGGTATCTCCCTGGCTTGCAGGAGGGCCGGCAGACCCCGGCGCGGCAGCAGAGCTCCCAGCACCGGCGAGACGGGAGCTGATGACACCGGCATGTGCAGTGGCTCCGAGGCCAGCACCGACCCCATGAGCACCGGCAATGAGTTCCTGGATAAGGCTCTGGTGCTTCACCTCAACAACTGCAACCGCCTGCTGCTGGTGAGGACAGGGGCTGGGGCATGGTGGCAGGAGAGGTCCTGGGGTGGGCTTTGGGTCCCCCCTTGCAGGGTGTCTTGACGCAGCATGGAGGCTGTGGTGTGGGCGATGAGCTCTGTCCCTGAGGTCCCTAGTTTGGCTGTGCCTTGCAGAAACTGGGCACCTTCGGCCCGCTGCGGTGCCGGGAGATGTACGCCCTGGACAGGCTGCTGCGAGAGGCGCAGGTGCTAGAGATCGTGTGCCAGCTGacggaggagcgagcaggagcaGCCGGCTCTGCCGCAGAAGGTAAAGATACGTGGCCAAGGggaccagccctgctgccctggggggtgCGTGGGGCCGGCTCTCCCCTCAGGGGCACGGCTGGGTAGCGAGGGGCCATGCCAGCTGGAGGGCAGGAGTCACCTGCCTGCTGCCGTGGCTCGGGGAGGGTTGACAGCGCCTGTCCCCACAGTGGTGCAGTTCTCAACACGGAAGGAGGGCGTGCTGCCCCTCTGGGACCACTGCGTGGAGGTGCCCAACATCTACACCTGCCCCGTGGAGCGGTTCCTGCAGGTCCTCAGCACCCAGTATGCAGCACCCATCAGTGAGCGGCACCCTGGCCTGGCTGATGTTGGTGAGCAGACACCCAGCGGGGTTTGGGGAGAGAGTTGCCAGCTCCGCTCAGTGACCATGAGTGGGGGCCTGTGGGTGCCAGGAGCGGCACAGAGGGGTGGCCACCACTGCTGCACACCCTGATCCTGGCCCTTTCCCACAGTGTGTGTGAAACTGGTGGAAGATGTGCTGGATCGGCGGCTGCCCCGGCGGCCTGGCAGCACCCAGGGTGAGCAGGTCACCATCTTCCAGTACTGGAGCCACTTTGAGTCACTCAGCGCCCTGGTGCTCGACACCTACATGATGGAGCTGACAGAGGAAGGTGGGTGCCCTCCCACCCTCCCTTAGACCCTGGCATGGGGTGCCAGAGCCTCACCATAGGGAGCAGCACTGCCATGACCACGCTGGGGCATCACTCAGAGGCTCAGCCATCCTTGGGCTGGGCAAGTAGGTCTGATCTCCTTGATCACAGCTCACTCACATGCTGCCTTCCTGAGCACCCTGGGTCCTTGCTGCAGGTCCCCAGCATCTTGATTGGGTGCCCCAGCACATGTTGGTGCTCTGTGTGGGGCCACCCCTGCCTGGCACAGGTGTGGGGTGCCCAGGGATGGGTTTCCTGCGGCGACAGGGGTGCACAGGCAGTGCCGCTGGGGTCCCTGCACCTCGGTTCAGCCGGTGGTTCCCTGCAGCGCTGCTGGCGCAGAACCTCAACTCGGACGACCAGGACGTGGTGCTGCGTGCCCTGAAGCGCGTACCCGAGGCTCGCCTGAAGAAAGAGGGGCTGAAAGCACTGAGCCTGCTCCTCGTGGAAGGCAACAGCAAGGTGGTGAGCGCCGTGTcagcccagctccgcagcctggcaGAAAACCCCCGCTTCCGCCAACGGGTACGTGCTGGGCAAGCCAGGGATGAGGTGGGCTCGTGCCACCGCCCGTGGGGTGCTGCCCCCCGACTCTGCTGTGGGTGGTGGCATTGACCCTCCATCTCCCCCAGGCTCTCGTGTGCTACCTGGAGCAGCTGGAGGATGAGGAGATGCAGACGCGTGTGGCAGGGTGCGCAGCGCTGGGCTGCCTGAAGGTGAGAGGGAcgtggggaggaggcagcagagctTTGTTTTCCGGAGGAAGAGGAATCACATGTGGCTGGCAACTC
The Athene noctua chromosome 9, bAthNoc1.hap1.1, whole genome shotgun sequence DNA segment above includes these coding regions:
- the RIPOR1 gene encoding rho family-interacting cell polarization regulator 1 isoform X1, with protein sequence MPGPSMVCGKVTAWLRGGREHSTGGMPTSVQAGRPSRSHSTMSLSVRPQRRVLVTKINRSQSFAGVNSTADRPFRNLSPFTPTVSRKTGSRVSRMFSMSHKSPPPKVPQPNRLDEVYEALKKGLTAYLEVHQLELEKLSTQIRESKRNSRLGFLYDLDKQVKSIERFLRRLEFHASKIDELYEAYCIQRRLRDGAHNMVKAYSTGSPGSREARESLAEASKGYKEYTENMCLLENELESQLGEFHVRMKGLAGFARLCAGDQYEIFMKYGRQRWKLRGRIEVNSKQVWDSEEMVFLPLVTEFLSIKVTELKSLANHVVVGNVSCETKDLFAALPQVVAVDINDLGTLKLSLEVTWNPFDKDDQPSAASTVNKASTVNKRFSTYNQSPPDTPSLREQAFYSPGQAANRNGWSLMDIFRETLFEKLSQGCSCSDVSSAELRRWPQQGHNMLRRQEELENGTAWSISSESSDDSSSPQLSGSARHATHKPIVQPEVQASAPAIEISFSQQPEEAGAGPGASGISVPPAGSQPEEPGSRKKDAVANGHVPYSRTLSHISEASVDATMEAKAAESPWEPTPSPEDTGTGEQDADPLPSTLVAAATAGQDRGDEAKPRATVAWATTCKVEASGAELVQSQVPAQGGTRIPVALAQASVEERPVPAPPLPAAIPEVPRGKVVDSGLEEAIGLLGSALEDYRGQFPELQPLERELKRLEEMLLQKQGVFLSRASSISLTVEHALESFSFLNTSDMEDSEGSEEEALQDERRAGRPRRGSRAPSTGETGADDTGMCSGSEASTDPMSTGNEFLDKALVLHLNNCNRLLLKLGTFGPLRCREMYALDRLLREAQVLEIVCQLTEERAGAAGSAAEVVQFSTRKEGVLPLWDHCVEVPNIYTCPVERFLQVLSTQYAAPISERHPGLADVVCVKLVEDVLDRRLPRRPGSTQGEQVTIFQYWSHFESLSALVLDTYMMELTEEALLAQNLNSDDQDVVLRALKRVPEARLKKEGLKALSLLLVEGNSKVVSAVSAQLRSLAENPRFRQRALVCYLEQLEDEEMQTRVAGCAALGCLKAKESIEQLVYLCQTDKEPVREAAKQSLMLCGEDGKSAHRRLEETLDSLPRIFAPASMASTAF